In one Bordetella pertussis 18323 genomic region, the following are encoded:
- a CDS encoding acetyl-CoA C-acetyltransferase: protein MRFQPVYIVDGTRSPFLKARNGPGPFSAADLAVQAGRALLLRQPFAPTDLDEVIVGCAAPSPDEVNIGRVIALRLGCGNRVPGWTVMRNCASGMQALDSAIANLQLGRSSLVLAGGTDALSRAPLLFSDDMVKWLARWYGARGLGARLRALGALRLRYLAPVIGLLKGLTDPVVGLSMGQTAENLATRFGIDRAAMDAYAARSHLRVLTAREAGRLGEIVPLADTRGAVYPDDDGVRDDSTPQRLARLRPAFDKPWGNITAGNSSQVTDGAAMLLLASEAAVRKWGLRPLGRILDSQWAGLDPAQMGLGPVHAATPIMQRHGLGLHDLDLWEINEAFAAQVLACLAAWDDEAYCREHFGTGAWGRLDQDRLNVDGGAIALGHPVGASGARIVLHLLQALKARGMRHGMAAICIGGGQGGAMLVENLEERA, encoded by the coding sequence ATGCGTTTTCAACCGGTATACATCGTCGACGGCACGCGCAGCCCCTTCCTGAAGGCGCGCAACGGCCCCGGACCGTTCTCGGCCGCCGACCTGGCCGTGCAGGCCGGCCGCGCCCTGCTACTGCGCCAGCCTTTCGCCCCCACCGACCTGGACGAAGTCATCGTCGGCTGCGCGGCGCCCTCCCCCGACGAAGTCAATATCGGCCGCGTCATCGCCCTGCGGCTGGGCTGCGGCAACCGCGTGCCCGGCTGGACGGTGATGCGCAATTGCGCCTCCGGCATGCAGGCCCTCGATTCGGCCATCGCCAATCTGCAGCTGGGCCGCAGCAGCCTGGTGCTGGCCGGCGGCACCGACGCGCTGTCGCGCGCGCCGCTGCTGTTCTCCGACGACATGGTCAAGTGGCTGGCGCGCTGGTATGGCGCGCGCGGCCTGGGCGCCCGGCTGCGCGCGCTCGGCGCGCTGCGCCTGCGCTACCTGGCGCCGGTCATCGGCCTGCTCAAGGGCCTGACCGATCCGGTGGTGGGCCTGTCGATGGGACAGACGGCCGAGAACCTGGCCACCCGCTTCGGCATCGACCGCGCCGCCATGGACGCCTACGCGGCGCGCAGCCATCTGCGCGTGCTGACCGCGCGCGAAGCCGGCCGGCTGGGCGAGATCGTGCCGCTGGCCGATACGCGCGGCGCCGTCTACCCCGACGACGATGGCGTGCGCGACGACTCCACCCCGCAACGCCTGGCGCGCCTGCGCCCGGCGTTCGACAAGCCGTGGGGCAACATCACGGCCGGCAACAGCTCGCAGGTCACCGACGGCGCGGCCATGCTGCTGCTGGCCTCGGAGGCCGCGGTCCGCAAATGGGGGCTGCGCCCGCTGGGGCGCATCCTCGACAGCCAGTGGGCCGGCCTGGATCCGGCCCAGATGGGCCTGGGGCCGGTGCACGCGGCCACGCCCATCATGCAGCGGCATGGCCTGGGCCTGCACGACCTGGACCTGTGGGAAATCAACGAAGCCTTCGCCGCGCAGGTGCTGGCCTGCCTGGCGGCCTGGGACGACGAGGCCTATTGCCGCGAACACTTCGGCACCGGAGCCTGGGGCCGCCTGGACCAGGACCGCCTGAACGTGGACGGCGGCGCCATCGCGCTGGGCCATCCGGTGGGCGCCTCGGGCGCGCGCATCGTGCTGCACCTGCTGCAGGCCCTGAAGGCGCGCGGCATGCGCCACGGCATGGCCGC